One Acidimicrobiia bacterium genomic window, CGCGGAGACGTACTGCAGGTGGGTGATGTGACCCTCGATTCGGATCGCCACGAAGTTGTGATCCGCTCGACGGTGGTGAGCCTGCCGCTCAAGGAGTTCGAGTTGCTGGAACTCTTGCTGGCTAATGCTGGCCGGGTTCTCACGCGGGAAGTGCTGATCGATCGGATTTGGGGTTTCGACTACGTGGGCGACACCAAGACATTGGACGTGCACATCAAGCGGTTGCGGGCCAAGGTGGAAACCAGTTCCGCCCCGCCGACGCGCATTGTCACGATTCGCGGGCTTGGCTACAAGTATGCGCTGCCCGTGCCAAAGGTCTGAGCGCCGGCAGCGGTGCTGGTGAGGGTGCTCCTACGATGGGGCGGATGTCTGATCCGGCCGGTTGGCAACCCATCTCGGGGTCTTCTTCGACCCCCCTGGCGTTCCAGACATCCCCCTTTGCCCGGTTGGCTAGGGCGCATGCGCTCTCCTCGGCTGGCGATGTCCTCGTAGCGATCGCCCTCGCCAACTCATTATTTTTCGATCTCGACCCCAACGATGCCCGTTGGAAGGTCTTTCTCTATCTGGCTCTGACGGTGGCTCCGCTGGCGCTGGTGAGTCCGCTCATCGGTCCGGCGCTGGATCGATCGGTGGGTGCTCGACGCTGGGTGATCGTGGGGGTGAATGCCGTTCGGGCCTTTGCCTGTTTGATGATGATCGGCGATCTCTCCGGGCTGCTGCTGTTCCCCGAGGCCTTTCTGGTCTTGGCGATGGGGAAGGTCTATGGCGTCACGCGGGCGGCGTTGGTACCCACGGTTGTGCACGGCAACGCCGGCCTGGTGGAGGCCAACGCAAAACTGCAATTGCTGTCGGGGTTGGCGGTACCGGTGATGGCGATCCCGGCGGCGATCGCCTTTGCTCTTGGAGGTTCCGAGGGCATTTTGTTGATTGCGGCGCTCGCCTACGCGGGTGGCACCTACGCGGCGATTCGGATCCCACCCACCCGGGTGGCCGATGCCCCCGCCACCGCCGCAGAGGTAGCCGAGTTGCGCGGCATCGGGGTGATCCTGGCCGCCCAGGCGATGTCGGTGATCCGCGGCCTGGTGGGGTTCCTGGCGTTCCTATTGCTCTTCAGCTTTCGTGATGGCCCGTACTGGCACCTGTGGCTGGTGCTGGGCCTCAGCGGGTTGGGCACCCTGGCCGGTGCCGGGTTGGCCCCGGTTCTTCGCCGGACCTTCACCGAGGAGCGCATGTTGACGGCCTCGCTGGCGGTGGCTGCGGGCGTGGGGGCAGTGGCCGCCTGGCGAGGAACGATCGTTTGGTCGGCCCTGCTGGCGGGCTCGATGGCGGCGGTGGCTAGTACTGGTCGGCTGGCCTTCGACTCGTTGGTGCAGCGCGACGCCCCCGATGCCAACCGAGGGCGGTCGTTCGCTCGTTTCGAACTGCGCTTTCAGGCGGTGTGGGTGGTAGGGGCGTCGATCCCCGTGTTGGTGCCGATTCCGCTTCGTGTCGGGTACGCGGCGATTGGCTTAGTGGCCGCGTTGAGCCTGTGTGTCTATCTCAGCCGAGTGCGAGTGAGCCGACGGGCCGGGGTTGATCGTCGCCCCGCCGGTCCGGGGATTCCGCCGGACCAGCACCAACCCGCCGAGGCCGTTGTCGGCACGATGGACGGCACCGCCTTGCGATGGAACCAGCGATTTATGGGCCGCCACTCATCGGGCGGTGGCGATGGCGCGGTGCCCTCGACAGGTCCCGGGGAGCGAGGCTAGAGGTCGATCCGGGCTAGCCACAGCCCGGGTGCGTCAACTTCGGGGGGGGTGGGCAGATGGCTGACGTCGGTCCACAGGCGGCGGAGACCGGCCTCGCCACTCCGCTCGATTACGCCGGTCACGAACGCGGCGCCGCGGTCGTAGGTGGGCTGGGTCAGTTCGAGGCCGAAGAGGCGCTCCACGAAGCGGTCGGGTTCGGCTGCTTCCACTCGGCGTCTCCGGACGGCTTCACTGATCATCCCGTAGTTGGTGACCAGTCGCGTACCCACTTCATCCACCACGTGATCGACCACTCCTACGACGATCGCAACGTGGGCTTCCAGCGCGGGCCGCATGGCTTGCTGGGTCGGCGAGGTGATGGCACCGAGGATCATCTCGGGCGAGCCGAAGACTTCCTGGAGGTGGTTCATGGATTCCGGGTTGTTGAGGTCGATGGTCCCGAGCCGGTCCTCGATGGCCCCGGCGTCGTTACGAAAGGAAGATACGTAACTGGTGAGAAGGTCGTTCATCCGATCGCGGATGTGGGGTACGCCGAACAAGCTGTGGTGTGCGATCTCGTGGACACAGGTGAGGAGTCGGATCTCCTCAGGGTTGATGCTCCATTCGGTGGCAAAGGCATCGAGGTTGGGCACCAACAGGTGCAACTCGTCGGCGGCTGTCCCGGTGATCGGCCGCGGGATGGGCAGGTCGTACTGGCCGAAGGAGCGCTGAGCGAGATGGCCCACCATGGAACCCGCGGTCATCGCCAGCATCATGGGCTGGAGCATCTGAAGGATGCCGGCGAGAGGGTCGGCGGGCCCGTCGTCAGACGGGGTGTCGACGTCGGCGGTGGGGGATGGGCTGAGGGCCTCGGCGAGGCGCTCGGCCAGCGGGCGATAGGCATCGAGGGTGGTCTGTGCCCAGGTGGAGCGGTTCACGGGGAGGACGGACACCGCCCGGCCGTTGACCGAGGTAGGTAGTTCCAAGACCTGCGCCACGTTGAGCTCGGCCACGCGGGCCAGTTGTTCGATATCGATGCGTTCGATCGGGTCCACGTTGGCTTCGCTGTGGCCGCCGGTGGCTACGTTGATGGCCAGGTTGCGGGCGTTGTCCCAGGGGCTGGCGCCCTGTTGCCCGAGCATCCGGGCAATGTCGCCGAAGAGGGGAATGCCTTCGAAGGGATTCCCGAATGGACCCTGATCGCTCACGGGGGCATCGTAGAGCAGATGACCTCTGATGCACCCCGCGGCGGATCCACCGTTCTCATCACCGGCGCCGGTGGTGCGCTGGGCCGACACGTCGTAGCCCTCGTGGCGGCCGATCCCTCGGTGGAGCGGGTGCTGGCCCTGGATCAACGTCCCCTCGACGATCTTCCGGCCCGGGTGGAGCCCCATGTGGTGGCCCTGGAGCAGGCCGATCTCAAGCATCTGGCCCACGGCGTCACCGTGATCGTTCATCTTGCCCAGACCACCGGCGTCGTTACTTCCTCCCCCGGGGAGGCCGGTGACGCAGCGTTGGCGCGGCTCGTGTTGGAGGCCGCCACCGCGGTAGGAGCCCACCACGTGGTCCTGCTCTCGAGTGCCATCGCCTACGGCGCCTGGGCTAATAATCCGGTGCCGCTCACCGAGGAGGCGCCACTGCGTCCGAACCCGGGAGTGTCGTGCGCGTTCGAGAAGGCTGAAGTGGAGCGGGCGGCGGGTGAGTGGCGTGACGACCATCCTGGGGTCACCGTCACTCTCTTGCGACCCACTGTGACCGTCTGCGCGCAGGGTAACGGCTGGCTGGCTCGGGCCCTGGCGCGATCCTCGGCCTTGCCGGTAGTGGAAGACGAGCCGCCCGGTCAGTTCCTTGATGTGGCCGATCTGGCCTCCGCGGTGGATCTAGCGCGTCGGGCTCGCCTCGACGGGCCGCGCAATGTGGCCCCTGATGGATGGATCGATGGCGACACGGTGAGGGCATTGGCCGGTGGTGGACTCCGACTGCGGGTGCCGGAGCGGCTGGCGGTGCGCTGGGCGGGGCTGCGTTGGCGCTGGGGCCTCGGGGCCACCCCGCCCGAACTCCTGCCGTTCACAGCCCACCCCTGGGTGGTGGCTAACGATCGCCTCAAGGCGGAGGGGTGGGCCCCCACCGCTTCCAACGAGGAGGCCTATGTGGCTGCCCATGAGGCCAGCCGCTGGGCCGCCCTGAGCCCCACGCGCCGCCAAGAGGTGGCTCTGGCGGCCGGCGGCGTGGTGCTGCTGGCCCAGGCGATGGGTATCGCCGCCATGGTCCGACGGCATCGACGCCGTCGCTAGCGGCGCGTCCCGGGTTGTTCGCCCACGATGAGTTTGGCGTCGATGTGTTGGCCGTCGCGCCAGTAGCCCAGGGCGATCTCGTCGCCCGGGCGGTGGTCGCGAACAGCCACCACGATCGAAGAGGCTGATTCCATCGGTTCGCCGTCGATTTCGGTGATGGTGTCCTTGGCCCTCAGACCGGCGAGGGCGGCCGGACTTTCGGTGCGCACGCCGAGAATCTCGGCGCCTCCGTCGATGTCCAGAGCCAGCGTGGTGGCGGCGCTGCTGTCGGTGCAGTTGATGCCGAGCCACCCGTGGATGGCGTGGCCGTAGGTCATGAGCTGTGCAGCCACTCGCCCCACGAGGTTGATGGGGGTGGCGAACGCGAACCCGGTGGTCTCGGCGGTGCCGATCGGGGCGAGGATGCCGATGACTGATCCATTGGCATCAACGAGGGCTCCGCCACCCCCCGTTGCGCCGATAGGGGTATCGGCTTGGATCATCCCGTGGAGCGACTCCTCCCCGACCGGGATCCTGCGCTCCAGGGCGCTGATCACCCCCGATGATACCCATGGGGCACTCCCGCTCTCGAGGGCGGAGCCGATGGCGACGCTGGGGGCGCCGACCACGAGATCGGTGGATGATCCGAGGATGGCTACGGGCAGGTCGGTGGCGGCGATCTGAACGACGGCCACGTCGGTGAAGGAGTCGAGACCCCTCACCTGGCCCTCGAAGCGGCGTCCGTCGGCGAGGACCACTTCGATGGCTTCGGCATCGCCGATCAGGCGGGCGCTGGTGACGAGCATCCCGTCGCTGCGAATAATCACGGCGGTACCGGTGGTAGGGCCTTCCGGTTGGGTGAGCACCAGACGGGCCAAGGCGGGACCGAGGCGTTCCGCCACCACAGTGACGCCACGGTCATCGCGCAGCAGCGGCGAGGAAACCACCGGACTCACCGCCACTTTCTCCACGACATGCTCCGCGACGGCACCGGAGAAGGTGCCGGTGATGGCGAGGACCCCCAGGGTGAGCGCAGCCCCGGCCACGCCCGCTCCGATCGCCGTGGACCAGATCACTCGACGCGCGGCGGGGGTGTGCCCTTGAACGGGGCTACCCGGCCCCGGCGCACCGGCCCCGGCCATCTCCGAGGGATGTCGCCACAGGCGGTCCTCGGGGGGCAGGGGAGGATCGAAGCCGCCGCCGTCGTCGGAGTCGTCGTGGGGCGGCATAACCGGAACGGTAGTGGTGCCCTGTGCCGAGGGGGCCGCGGGCCATCTACAGTGGACAGCGATGGATCGCTTCCGCGCCCCTGCGCCCGCAGCGGGCGACGATTGGATTGCCCTCGCGGGCGAGGACCTGCCGGTGGCCGAGGTGGCCGCGTGGGTTTTGCGCCCTCACTGTGGGGCGGTGGTCACCTTTACCGGCACCGCCCGGGATCACTCACCGGGCCGAGAGGGTGTGCACCGCCTGGACTACGAGGCGTATGAGGAACATGCCGTGCTCCGCATGGAGGCCGTGCTCAACGAGTTGCGGGTTCGGTGGCCAGCCGTAGGGCGGGTGGCGTTACTGCATCGCACCGGGGTCCTCGCGGTGAGCGACGCCGCCGTGGTGGTGGCCGTGTCTGCTCCCCATCGGGTCGAGGCCTTTGCCGCGGCTCGTTTCGGCATCGATGAAGTCAAACGCAGTGTTCCCATCTGGAAGCGGGAGGCGTGGGCCGACGGTGAGAGTTGGGGCCTCGACCCGCAGGCCTGCACGGAGGTGCGGCCGTGAGCCCGCTGGTGTTCCTCCTGGTCGCTCTGGTGTTTTCGGGGGTGGGCTTCTTGGTGCTGTGGCTGCAGCATCGTTCCCCAACAACGCTGAACTCGGGTATCGAAGCGTTCCAACGGGAAATGGATGCCCTCGCCCCTCCGGGCGATGCGCCGCCTCCCCTGCGGCGTACGGCGCGGCCAGAGCGTCTTGACGAGGAGGCCTAGGTCATGGCCCGCGATCTTGCCATCGATCTTGGGACGGCCAACACCCTGGTCTACGAGCGGGGCCGCGGGATCGTACTGAATGAACCCACCGTGATTGCCCTGAACGAACACACCCAAGAGGTGCTGGCCATGGGGCAGGAGGCCTGGCAGATGATCGGCCGCACGCCGGGCCATATCGTGGCCGTGCGTCCGCTGCGTCAGGGAGCCATCACCGATTTCGAGATCACTCAGCGAATGATCCGGCTCTTGTTGCACCGCGTGGGGGTGAGTCGTTTCAATCGCCCGCGGGTGGTGATTTGTGTGCCCTCGGCTATTACGGAGGTGGAACGCCGAGCGGTGACCGAGGCGGCCCGCCGGGCGGGGGCGGCGGAGGCCCACCTCATCGAGCAGCCCATGGCGGCGGCGATCGGTGCGGGCATGCCGATTCACGAGCCGGTGGCCAACATGGTGGTGGATGTGGGGGGCGGAACCTCCGAGACGGCGCTCATCTCCCTCGGGGGGGTCGTGGCTCTCAAGGCCGTGCGGGTGGGCAGTTTCGACATTGACGTCGCGATCACCCAGTTCATTCGCCGCGAGTATGGGATCGCCGTGGGGGAGCGCACGGCCGAGGAGATCAAGGTGGCCATCGGGTCGGCGTGGCCGGTGCGCGACGAAGTGAACGCGGAGGTTCGCGGTCGGGATCTCACCAGCGGTTTACCCAAGACGATCATCCTGTCCCCCGAGGAGGTGCGCTGGGCTATCGAGGAGCCGGTATCGGCCATCGTGGAATCGGTGGTGTCCTGCCTCGGCATGAGCCCCCCTGATCTCGCCCAAGACCTGATTCTCGACGGGTTGAAGTTGGTGGGAGGGGGCGGGATGTTGGCGGGATTGGATCAGCGACTGGCCAACGAGACCGACATACCGGTGCACCTCGTGGATGCGCCGCTGGAGTGCGTGGTGCTGGGTGCGGGTAGTTGTATCGAGTCCTACGACCTCCTCAAAAACATGTTCATGGGGAGCAATCGATAGAGCCCGGGGAGGTTTGGCTTCGACCGCTTCCTCCTGTGCCCTCTACCGTGGTGTCTCGTGGATCCTTCTTCGCCCCGCTCGGTGATCGCTCGTGCCTCGACTGCGCTGCTCGATGAGCGACGGCAGCTCACTTCCGCCGAACTGGCCGAGCTGGCCGGGGTGCCCGATGAGAGCGTGCCGGCGCTGGCGGCGCTGGCCCATGAGGTGCGTTTGTCCTGGTGCGGGCCAGAGGTGGAGGTGGAAGGCATCCTGTCGGCCAAGACCGGCGGCTGCCCGGAGGATTGTCACTTCTGTTCGCAGTCGGCTCAGTTCGACACGGTGGTGCAGGCCACACCGTTCCTGGATCGGGATGAGGTGATGGCGGCGGCCAAGGAGACGGCGGCCATCGGCGCGTCGGAGTTCTGCCTGGTGTTGGCGGTGCGCGGGCCCGACGAAAAGACGATGCAGCGGCTGGAGGAACTGGTACCCGCCGTGCGGGAGGAGACCGGGCTGAACGTGGCTGTCTCCGCCGGCATCCTCACGGAGGCCCAGGCGGTGCGCCTGGCCAAGGTCGGTACGCATCGGTACAACCACAATCTGGAGACGGCGCGTTCGTTTTTTCCGAACGTGGTCACCACCCATGCCTGGGAGGAGCGCTTCGACACCTGTCGTCTCGTGCGCGAGCAAGGGATGGAACTGTGTTGCGGCGCGCTGTTGGGTATGGGCGAGTCGGTGGCGCAGCGTCTCGAACTA contains:
- a CDS encoding rod shape-determining protein, producing the protein MARDLAIDLGTANTLVYERGRGIVLNEPTVIALNEHTQEVLAMGQEAWQMIGRTPGHIVAVRPLRQGAITDFEITQRMIRLLLHRVGVSRFNRPRVVICVPSAITEVERRAVTEAARRAGAAEAHLIEQPMAAAIGAGMPIHEPVANMVVDVGGGTSETALISLGGVVALKAVRVGSFDIDVAITQFIRREYGIAVGERTAEEIKVAIGSAWPVRDEVNAEVRGRDLTSGLPKTIILSPEEVRWAIEEPVSAIVESVVSCLGMSPPDLAQDLILDGLKLVGGGGMLAGLDQRLANETDIPVHLVDAPLECVVLGAGSCIESYDLLKNMFMGSNR
- the bioB gene encoding biotin synthase BioB; protein product: MIARASTALLDERRQLTSAELAELAGVPDESVPALAALAHEVRLSWCGPEVEVEGILSAKTGGCPEDCHFCSQSAQFDTVVQATPFLDRDEVMAAAKETAAIGASEFCLVLAVRGPDEKTMQRLEELVPAVREETGLNVAVSAGILTEAQAVRLAKVGTHRYNHNLETARSFFPNVVTTHAWEERFDTCRLVREQGMELCCGALLGMGESVAQRLELLDQLREVEPAEVPLNFLNPRPGTPLMIRKLVEPLEAIRWIALFRLALPSVILRYAGGREVTLRELQALGLTAGINALIVGNYLTTLGRSPEEDLQMLSDLRMPIGVLSKAI
- a CDS encoding molybdenum cofactor biosynthesis protein MoaE → MDRFRAPAPAAGDDWIALAGEDLPVAEVAAWVLRPHCGAVVTFTGTARDHSPGREGVHRLDYEAYEEHAVLRMEAVLNELRVRWPAVGRVALLHRTGVLAVSDAAVVVAVSAPHRVEAFAAARFGIDEVKRSVPIWKREAWADGESWGLDPQACTEVRP
- a CDS encoding NAD-dependent epimerase/dehydratase family protein — translated: MTSDAPRGGSTVLITGAGGALGRHVVALVAADPSVERVLALDQRPLDDLPARVEPHVVALEQADLKHLAHGVTVIVHLAQTTGVVTSSPGEAGDAALARLVLEAATAVGAHHVVLLSSAIAYGAWANNPVPLTEEAPLRPNPGVSCAFEKAEVERAAGEWRDDHPGVTVTLLRPTVTVCAQGNGWLARALARSSALPVVEDEPPGQFLDVADLASAVDLARRARLDGPRNVAPDGWIDGDTVRALAGGGLRLRVPERLAVRWAGLRWRWGLGATPPELLPFTAHPWVVANDRLKAEGWAPTASNEEAYVAAHEASRWAALSPTRRQEVALAAGGVVLLAQAMGIAAMVRRHRRRR
- a CDS encoding PDZ domain-containing protein, which produces MPPHDDSDDGGGFDPPLPPEDRLWRHPSEMAGAGAPGPGSPVQGHTPAARRVIWSTAIGAGVAGAALTLGVLAITGTFSGAVAEHVVEKVAVSPVVSSPLLRDDRGVTVVAERLGPALARLVLTQPEGPTTGTAVIIRSDGMLVTSARLIGDAEAIEVVLADGRRFEGQVRGLDSFTDVAVVQIAATDLPVAILGSSTDLVVGAPSVAIGSALESGSAPWVSSGVISALERRIPVGEESLHGMIQADTPIGATGGGGALVDANGSVIGILAPIGTAETTGFAFATPINLVGRVAAQLMTYGHAIHGWLGINCTDSSAATTLALDIDGGAEILGVRTESPAALAGLRAKDTITEIDGEPMESASSIVVAVRDHRPGDEIALGYWRDGQHIDAKLIVGEQPGTRR